A window of the Mucilaginibacter sp. cycad4 genome harbors these coding sequences:
- a CDS encoding sigma-70 family RNA polymerase sigma factor, whose product MSEYDGYTDHELLFLVRKSDRTAFTELYERHWDTVYSQAFRKLRDGDVAKDITQEVFIYLWAHREANLIGNLEAYLFSCVRNNIFRLLKKESRFICISDLVMEARACCSEADALILQKELVNSYELLIKSMAPAQKLIYEMRFHEDLSTLEIAQQLNISRKTVQNQLTRALTLLRSSLTFIAVILISNR is encoded by the coding sequence ATGTCCGAATATGATGGATATACCGATCATGAACTACTCTTTTTAGTAAGAAAAAGTGACAGAACGGCTTTTACCGAACTATATGAAAGACATTGGGATACAGTATATTCCCAGGCATTCAGAAAGTTGAGGGACGGTGATGTAGCAAAAGATATTACGCAGGAAGTGTTTATCTACCTATGGGCTCATCGTGAAGCTAATCTAATCGGAAACCTTGAAGCATATTTATTTAGCTGTGTCCGTAATAATATATTCAGGCTCCTGAAAAAAGAGAGTCGGTTTATTTGTATTTCTGATTTAGTTATGGAAGCAAGGGCATGCTGTTCTGAAGCCGATGCATTAATATTGCAAAAAGAGCTGGTCAACTCCTACGAATTGTTGATTAAATCTATGGCACCCGCTCAGAAATTGATATATGAAATGCGTTTTCATGAGGATTTGTCTACCCTTGAAATCGCCCAACAACTTAATATCTCCCGAAAAACTGTGCAGAATCAACTTACAAGAGCTTTAACTTTGCTCAGAAGTTCGCTGACATTTATTGCCGTTATTCTTATTTCGAACCGGTAA
- a CDS encoding FecR domain-containing protein, which yields MTKDLFLVILTNYLEGNATKEEENFLHAYYNLFIADVDVIALLEEKQKDRLKSSMKLNIDDYIDSEIKPVKKITIWPRIAIAASIILVLSLGGYLLSQRLEPQKVAHARHDDIAPIGNKATLTLAGGRQIILDTKHNGQLAQQKNMVIRQANNGIVTYSTNQQNSATDNSPIYNTMTTGGGQYSLQLSDGTKVWLNSASSVTYPVAFTGKDRKVETTGEVYFEVAHDKARPFFVTTHGQTVQVFGTHFNINAYDDEAQMKTTLLEGSIKISKAGRATMLTPGQQAQIGFDSNNIKINSDTDVEQAIAWKSGLFSYDQTDLREVMRQLARAYEVKIEYEGKIPTRTFTGKIHRNISASEVLDILKFTRVNFKLEDKKIIVTP from the coding sequence ATGACAAAAGATCTGTTTTTAGTAATTCTTACTAACTATCTTGAAGGGAATGCAACCAAAGAAGAAGAAAACTTTCTACACGCTTATTATAACCTTTTTATAGCTGATGTAGATGTGATTGCTTTATTGGAAGAGAAGCAAAAAGACAGGTTAAAATCATCAATGAAGTTAAATATAGATGATTACATAGATTCGGAAATAAAGCCGGTAAAAAAAATAACCATCTGGCCGCGAATTGCCATAGCCGCTTCTATCATTTTAGTATTATCCCTTGGAGGCTATCTGTTGTCGCAAAGGCTTGAACCTCAAAAGGTGGCGCATGCCAGGCATGATGATATCGCGCCAATAGGCAACAAAGCCACATTAACACTTGCCGGGGGCCGGCAGATTATACTCGACACAAAACATAATGGTCAGTTGGCCCAGCAGAAAAATATGGTAATTCGTCAGGCCAATAACGGAATAGTTACCTATTCTACCAATCAGCAAAATAGCGCAACCGACAACTCACCAATTTACAACACCATGACTACCGGCGGCGGACAATATTCGCTCCAGTTATCTGATGGTACAAAAGTGTGGTTAAACTCGGCTTCGTCTGTGACCTATCCGGTTGCGTTCACCGGTAAGGATAGAAAAGTAGAAACTACGGGCGAAGTGTATTTTGAAGTGGCACATGACAAAGCCAGGCCGTTCTTCGTAACTACCCACGGGCAAACCGTTCAGGTATTTGGCACGCACTTTAATATCAATGCATATGATGATGAAGCGCAGATGAAAACCACACTGTTGGAGGGGAGTATCAAAATAAGTAAGGCCGGTCGGGCTACCATGCTTACGCCAGGACAGCAAGCTCAAATCGGATTTGATTCAAACAATATTAAAATAAACAGCGACACAGATGTAGAGCAAGCCATTGCCTGGAAAAGCGGGTTGTTTAGTTATGACCAGACCGACTTGAGAGAAGTGATGAGGCAGCTGGCAAGAGCATATGAAGTAAAAATTGAATATGAAGGTAAAATTCCAACGCGAACATTTACCGGAAAAATCCATCGGAATATCAGCGCTTCGGAAGTACTTGATATTTTGAAGTTCACCAGGGTAAATTTCAAACTTGAGGACAAAAAAATTATTGTTACCCCTTAA
- a CDS encoding SusC/RagA family TonB-linked outer membrane protein, which translates to MKLNTLKRGAPSLWLPHRLLLIMKLTMFILIIALAQVSAKGFGQKITLNEKSAPVKKVLHNIEQQSGYTFFYDSNDLPNTQITVKIKDASVEDAVKASLKDLPLTYKFVKNNIVLTRKELLQGNELKTTVLMKIDISGKVVDSLGRPLSGATVTNKSANSHAVANANGEFTITANEGDKIEIAFIGYQSYAFIAKVKETFLTITLHENLGKLSEVVVVGYGTQRKSDVTGSLSSLSSKDFKDQPVTRVDQALQGRVAGVQVVSNSGAPGGDVKIRVRGSNSILGDNNPLYVIDGFIGGDFNNLNPDDIANIEVLKDASSTAIYGSRGANGVVLITTKKGNAQKQEITLTPIFYTSRVLKKMELLSAADFATTVNTRNAALGLAPYFTQAQIDNFRANGGTNWQDEVFRTAPGQEYKLGYSGGNAKTQFFISGDYLNQNGIVINSNYKRYAFRSNINSQFSDKLTTRLNISAIRRENLNTNNQGTGGSVNQALAWAPTTPVRTAAGTYTLVDPLGSIRYNPVALANDVENVVDNSNVTLNGGANYHFFKDLSLDVSFAVDYQNIQGKNYSGPSVTNNIPNASRTSTELFNLQNTNTLNYSHIFNNVHSLNVTAVFEQQKYTSTGFSANANNLTFANLGFDNLALSTTQSAGSTYSGSALISYLGRVNYAYKDKYLLTVSVRRDGSSKFQPTNQESTFPSVALGWKLSEEPFIKKLNVFDTFKIRGSWGLTGSQAINPYATLSTYLSDAFSAANSFNNTSVSSGIVLGNAANPFLKWETTQAEDLGLDLSLFNNRLSFTADAYIKNTRDLLLSLPLPAYAGGGNIISNVGKMKNSGLEFNIGGTPVQSGKFTWSSSFNITFQKNLVKSLGSLASVFSDKTVANAGAGLSTQPEFIIKPGYALGSYWGLKYLGTWKPSEAAEAAKYGNKPGDSHYQDLNGDNAINGSDFQIIGNGTPKQSLGWNNTFTYGDFSVNIFVQSLLGFSKLDYTYASSITANADAKQATNVGVLNRYIPGINETSNIPAFSSTNKDYFESSRFLENGNFVRLKNLNVSYHLPKGTIKGVDLKLFVGATNLFTITRYKGFDPESTNAGSGSDVTQSIDFGSYPNSKTFNAGAVFKF; encoded by the coding sequence ATGAAATTAAATACTTTAAAACGTGGTGCGCCTTCCCTATGGCTGCCACATAGATTGCTATTGATCATGAAACTAACAATGTTCATCCTTATTATAGCTCTTGCACAGGTCAGTGCAAAAGGATTCGGACAAAAAATCACGCTCAACGAAAAAAGCGCCCCGGTTAAAAAAGTGCTGCATAATATTGAACAACAAAGCGGTTACACCTTTTTTTATGACAGCAATGATTTACCAAACACGCAAATCACTGTCAAGATAAAGGACGCATCAGTAGAGGATGCAGTGAAGGCGAGTTTAAAGGATCTGCCTTTAACTTACAAGTTCGTCAAAAATAATATTGTCTTAACCCGGAAGGAGCTTTTACAAGGCAATGAACTGAAAACGACTGTTTTAATGAAAATAGACATTTCGGGAAAGGTTGTAGATTCATTAGGCAGGCCATTGAGCGGAGCCACAGTTACCAATAAAAGCGCTAATAGCCATGCCGTGGCCAATGCAAACGGCGAATTTACCATAACAGCAAATGAGGGTGATAAAATAGAGATTGCATTTATCGGGTATCAATCTTACGCATTCATCGCAAAAGTCAAAGAAACGTTTTTGACTATCACTCTGCATGAAAACCTGGGTAAGCTTAGCGAAGTGGTAGTTGTTGGTTATGGTACCCAGAGGAAGTCAGATGTTACCGGTTCTTTATCCAGTCTGTCATCGAAAGATTTTAAAGACCAGCCTGTTACCCGTGTCGACCAAGCTCTACAAGGCAGGGTTGCCGGGGTGCAGGTGGTTAGCAACTCAGGTGCGCCCGGGGGAGATGTGAAGATCAGGGTAAGGGGTTCTAACTCTATACTTGGGGATAACAATCCGTTATATGTGATTGATGGTTTTATCGGAGGTGATTTTAACAATCTGAACCCTGACGATATAGCTAATATCGAGGTTTTAAAAGATGCATCAAGCACAGCAATTTATGGTAGCAGGGGGGCAAACGGGGTGGTTTTGATAACCACCAAAAAAGGGAATGCACAAAAGCAGGAAATAACGCTTACGCCTATTTTTTATACATCGAGGGTTCTCAAGAAAATGGAACTGTTAAGTGCAGCCGACTTTGCTACTACGGTGAATACGCGAAATGCCGCTCTTGGTTTGGCGCCTTATTTTACCCAGGCTCAGATAGATAATTTCAGGGCTAATGGCGGAACTAACTGGCAGGATGAGGTTTTTAGGACAGCACCCGGGCAGGAGTATAAATTAGGCTACTCCGGTGGCAATGCCAAAACACAATTTTTTATTTCAGGAGACTATCTAAATCAAAATGGTATCGTTATCAACTCAAACTACAAGCGTTACGCTTTCAGGTCAAATATTAATTCACAGTTTTCAGATAAACTGACCACCCGGCTTAATATTTCGGCTATAAGGAGAGAAAACCTGAATACAAATAATCAAGGTACAGGAGGCTCTGTTAACCAGGCATTGGCATGGGCCCCCACTACACCGGTAAGGACGGCCGCGGGCACTTATACCCTTGTCGATCCGTTGGGCTCTATTCGCTATAACCCCGTAGCATTGGCCAATGATGTAGAAAACGTCGTTGACAATTCCAATGTAACGTTAAACGGGGGAGCAAACTACCATTTTTTCAAGGATCTCTCATTGGATGTAAGCTTTGCCGTTGATTATCAAAACATACAGGGAAAAAACTATTCCGGGCCATCTGTAACCAATAACATCCCAAATGCCAGCCGCACATCTACGGAGTTGTTTAATTTGCAAAATACCAATACGTTAAATTACTCTCATATATTTAACAACGTGCATAGCTTAAATGTTACGGCTGTATTTGAGCAACAAAAATATACTTCAACGGGGTTTAGCGCCAATGCCAATAACCTTACATTTGCTAACCTGGGGTTTGATAATCTTGCCTTGTCCACTACGCAGTCGGCTGGCTCAACCTATTCAGGGTCGGCTTTGATTTCTTATTTAGGCCGGGTAAACTATGCTTATAAAGACAAATATTTGCTGACAGTTTCGGTGAGGAGGGATGGATCTTCAAAATTTCAACCCACTAACCAGGAAAGCACCTTTCCATCGGTTGCTTTAGGCTGGAAACTTTCTGAAGAACCCTTTATTAAAAAACTAAACGTTTTTGACACCTTTAAGATCAGGGGCAGCTGGGGTTTAACAGGGAGCCAGGCTATTAATCCATATGCCACGCTGTCCACTTATCTCAGCGACGCGTTTTCGGCTGCCAACAGCTTTAACAATACGTCGGTTTCTTCAGGGATTGTACTTGGTAATGCCGCAAACCCTTTCCTGAAATGGGAAACAACACAGGCAGAAGACCTGGGCTTAGACCTCTCTTTATTTAATAACCGGTTAAGTTTTACTGCCGATGCCTATATAAAAAACACCAGGGACCTGCTTTTATCCCTTCCGTTGCCAGCTTATGCAGGTGGTGGTAACATTATTAGTAATGTAGGAAAAATGAAAAACAGCGGGCTTGAATTTAACATTGGGGGTACACCTGTTCAATCGGGTAAGTTTACCTGGTCAAGCTCGTTTAATATAACATTTCAAAAAAACCTTGTTAAAAGTTTAGGCTCGTTAGCCAGTGTGTTTTCAGACAAAACTGTAGCAAATGCGGGTGCTGGCCTGTCTACCCAACCTGAATTTATAATTAAACCAGGTTATGCGCTCGGATCATATTGGGGACTGAAGTATTTGGGTACCTGGAAACCCAGCGAAGCGGCTGAAGCTGCAAAGTATGGCAATAAGCCAGGTGATTCACATTACCAGGACCTGAATGGCGACAATGCCATAAATGGCAGTGATTTTCAGATCATCGGAAACGGTACGCCTAAACAATCGCTGGGCTGGAATAACACTTTTACATATGGTGATTTCTCGGTAAATATTTTTGTACAATCCTTATTGGGCTTTAGTAAACTGGATTATACTTACGCCAGTTCGATAACCGCTAATGCAGATGCCAAGCAGGCTACCAACGTAGGGGTTTTGAACAGGTATATACCCGGTATTAATGAAACTTCAAACATCCCCGCATTCAGTTCTACCAATAAGGACTATTTTGAATCAAGCCGTTTTTTGGAGAATGGAAATTTTGTAAGGCTCAAGAACTTGAATGTTTCTTATCACTTGCCAAAAGGTACCATTAAAGGTGTTGACCTTAAGTTATTTGTAGGTGCCACTAATCTGTTTACCATAACCAGGTATAAAGGGTTCGATCCGGAATCAACTAATGCCGGTTCGGGCTCGGATGTTACCCAAAGTATTGATTTTGGCTCATATCCCAACTCAAAGACATTTAATGCAGGCGCGGTATTCAAGTTTTAA
- a CDS encoding helix-turn-helix domain-containing protein, producing the protein MSKVALKIEHYTSEELRSLLRKDEKYQQAIRLYACYQVSLGKRPQELESIYETSFKSICNWVNRLNEGGIEALIDKVKPGRNNRLTNDELQSIKAVLLNKQPDDYGFNSATWTGPLLIELIRKEYQVEYKKAQIYNILKKLGLTFQKGKGLYPEAQDREEKVNALKKTPGGSAS; encoded by the coding sequence ATGAGCAAAGTAGCATTAAAAATAGAACATTATACTTCAGAAGAGTTACGATCCCTATTGAGGAAAGACGAGAAGTATCAACAGGCGATAAGATTATACGCCTGTTACCAGGTTTCTTTAGGTAAGCGGCCACAGGAGTTGGAATCGATTTACGAAACGTCTTTTAAGTCGATTTGCAATTGGGTAAACCGTTTAAATGAAGGCGGGATAGAGGCATTAATAGATAAGGTAAAACCGGGAAGAAATAACCGGCTTACGAATGATGAGCTACAATCGATAAAAGCTGTATTGTTAAATAAGCAGCCCGATGATTATGGATTTAACAGCGCCACCTGGACAGGGCCGTTATTGATTGAACTGATCAGGAAGGAATATCAGGTTGAATATAAAAAAGCGCAGATATACAATATATTAAAGAAGTTAGGTTTGACATTTCAAAAGGGTAAAGGCCTGTATCCCGAAGCACAGGACAGGGAAGAAAAGGTAAATGCTTTAAAAAAAACTCCGGGGGGTTCGGCAAGCTGA
- a CDS encoding IS630 family transposase, with the protein MVFEDEASLSNTATVSYMWAEKGKQPKINQKQRKRERKTLFGCIEPETGIVITGKADKGNTVSFFSFLLLVTKMYRDRKVIMVLDNVPYHHAKRLKPILERYRHRIELLYLPAYSPDLNPIERVWWYMRKKITHNRYVHNLEDRINSFDVFMQDFKVENDLGKNLAKLIVNI; encoded by the coding sequence ATCGTATTTGAGGATGAAGCAAGTTTGTCAAACACAGCTACAGTTTCGTATATGTGGGCAGAAAAAGGTAAGCAGCCGAAAATAAATCAAAAACAACGAAAAAGAGAAAGGAAAACTTTGTTCGGTTGTATTGAACCTGAAACCGGGATTGTAATCACCGGTAAAGCCGACAAAGGCAATACTGTCAGCTTTTTTAGTTTCCTGCTATTGGTAACGAAAATGTACCGGGACCGTAAGGTGATAATGGTTCTGGATAATGTGCCCTATCATCACGCCAAAAGACTGAAACCGATATTGGAGCGATACAGGCACAGGATAGAATTACTATACCTTCCAGCGTATTCTCCCGACCTGAATCCCATTGAGCGGGTTTGGTGGTATATGAGAAAGAAGATTACTCATAATCGGTATGTTCACAATCTGGAAGACCGGATCAATAGCTTTGACGTCTTTATGCAGGATTTCAAAGTTGAAAATGATCTCGGAAAGAATTTAGCTAAATTAATTGTAAATATTTAA